The Flavobacterium psychrophilum genome includes a region encoding these proteins:
- a CDS encoding phosphohydrolase: MNNLIEITKAFVKAQLAHAEGGHDWFHIERVYNNAMLIAKGEDCNLEIVQLGALLHDIADSKFHNGDETVGPSMAWQFLSAQNVPEDIIIHVVNIIENISFKGGNHDMKFHSLELDIVQDADRLDALGAIGIARTFNYGGFKNRALYDPSIAPNLNMTKEEYKATTAPTLNHFYEKLLLLKDRMNTPTGKTIAEDRHKYMEGFLSQFYAEWDGEK, translated from the coding sequence ATGAACAACCTAATCGAAATTACCAAAGCTTTTGTAAAAGCACAGTTGGCACACGCCGAAGGCGGCCACGACTGGTTTCACATAGAACGTGTATATAACAACGCTATGCTTATTGCAAAGGGTGAAGACTGTAACCTTGAAATTGTTCAGTTAGGTGCGCTGCTACACGATATTGCAGACAGCAAATTTCATAACGGTGATGAAACTGTGGGTCCATCTATGGCGTGGCAGTTTTTATCGGCGCAGAATGTGCCCGAGGATATAATTATACACGTGGTAAATATCATTGAAAACATCTCTTTTAAAGGTGGCAACCACGACATGAAATTCCATTCTCTGGAACTGGATATCGTTCAGGATGCCGACAGGCTCGATGCGCTTGGCGCTATTGGCATTGCACGTACCTTTAATTATGGCGGCTTTAAAAACAGGGCGTTGTATGATCCGTCGATTGCGCCTAACCTCAACATGACCAAAGAGGAATATAAGGCTACAACTGCCCCTACCCTTAACCACTTTTACGAAAAACTATTACTACTTAAGGACCGTATGAATACCCCAACCGGAAAAACCATCGCCGAAGACCGCCATAAGTATATGGAAGGCTTCCTGTCGCAGTTTTATGCCGAATGGGATGGCGAGAAATAA
- a CDS encoding glycerol acyltransferase, producing the protein MEKILSYPLSIIYYIVFLLFLLIFHPVQWICFNLFGYQAHKKSVDFLNACLIRTSLILFTTYKIEGREKIPAGVPLIIVANHQSMNDIPPIIWFMRKFHPKFISKKELGKGIPSVSYNLRHGGSVLIDRKDPKQALPAIKGMAEYIQKHNRSTVIFPEGTRSKTGVPKKFSENGLKILCKFAPSAYIVPISINNSWRLDRFGKFPLGLGNRLTFTIQEPFAIKNIPFEEVMERTENAVIQGIKN; encoded by the coding sequence ATGGAAAAGATATTATCCTATCCCTTATCCATAATTTATTATATAGTATTCCTACTGTTCCTTTTAATCTTTCATCCGGTACAGTGGATATGCTTTAATTTGTTTGGTTACCAGGCTCATAAAAAAAGTGTAGACTTTCTAAATGCGTGTCTTATAAGAACATCGCTTATACTATTTACTACGTATAAGATTGAAGGCCGTGAAAAAATACCTGCAGGTGTACCGCTTATTATAGTGGCAAATCACCAAAGCATGAACGACATACCGCCGATTATCTGGTTTATGCGTAAATTTCACCCTAAATTTATCAGTAAGAAAGAATTAGGGAAAGGAATACCTAGTGTGTCATACAATTTAAGGCATGGTGGTTCCGTTTTAATAGACAGGAAAGATCCTAAACAGGCACTGCCGGCAATTAAAGGCATGGCCGAATACATACAAAAGCACAATCGCTCTACCGTAATCTTCCCCGAAGGTACCCGAAGCAAGACCGGAGTTCCTAAGAAGTTTAGTGAAAACGGACTTAAAATACTTTGCAAATTCGCCCCTTCTGCGTACATTGTACCTATTAGTATAAACAATTCGTGGAGGCTTGACCGTTTTGGCAAGTTCCCGTTAGGTTTGGGCAATCGTTTAACTTTTACAATACAGGAACCTTTTGCCATCAAAAATATTCCTTTTGAAGAAGTGATGGAGAGAACAGAGAATGCAGTAATACAAGGAATAAAAAATTAG
- a CDS encoding fatty acid desaturase, giving the protein MSTKNVRLEVMQLLEKNIDSFVENYLIPVENIWQPSDLLPDSQNENFFEEVRELREIAKDLPYDFWVVLIGDTITEEALPTYESWLMDVEGVNQIDNGGNGWSKWVRNWTGEENRHGDLLNKYLYLSGRINMREVEITTQYLINDGFDIGTDRDPYKNFVYTSFQELATYVSHNRVSQIAKQYGDKKLSKMCKLIAGDEMRHHHAYSEFVNRIFQVDPSEMMLAFQYMMKQKIVMPAHFLRESGQKIGEAFEQFSDSAQRIGVYTAHDYVDILRKLIDKWQIDKINGLTSEAEKARDFLMKLPDRMARISERLVIPEESHIFKWVTPALIK; this is encoded by the coding sequence ATGTCTACAAAAAATGTTCGCCTGGAAGTAATGCAGCTCCTGGAAAAGAATATCGATTCTTTTGTTGAGAACTACCTTATACCGGTCGAAAACATCTGGCAGCCAAGCGACCTGCTGCCTGACTCCCAAAATGAAAATTTCTTTGAGGAGGTTAGAGAACTGCGCGAAATAGCTAAAGACCTGCCTTATGATTTCTGGGTGGTACTTATTGGCGATACAATTACTGAAGAGGCTTTGCCTACATACGAATCATGGCTAATGGACGTGGAAGGTGTTAACCAGATAGACAATGGCGGAAATGGCTGGTCTAAATGGGTTCGCAACTGGACAGGCGAAGAAAACCGCCACGGCGACCTGCTAAATAAATATCTTTACCTGTCTGGACGTATTAACATGCGCGAGGTAGAGATTACTACACAATACTTAATTAACGATGGTTTTGATATTGGCACCGACCGTGACCCGTACAAAAACTTTGTATATACAAGCTTCCAGGAGCTTGCTACTTATGTGTCGCACAACCGTGTTTCGCAAATTGCAAAACAGTACGGCGACAAGAAACTATCTAAGATGTGTAAGCTTATTGCGGGCGACGAGATGCGTCACCACCATGCTTACAGCGAATTCGTAAACCGTATTTTCCAGGTAGATCCAAGCGAAATGATGCTGGCTTTCCAGTACATGATGAAGCAAAAGATTGTTATGCCTGCACACTTCCTTAGGGAATCAGGACAGAAAATAGGCGAAGCTTTTGAGCAATTCTCTGATTCTGCACAGCGTATTGGTGTTTACACCGCTCACGATTATGTAGACATTCTTAGAAAGCTTATTGACAAATGGCAGATAGACAAGATCAACGGCCTTACGTCTGAAGCAGAAAAAGCACGTGATTTCCTTATGAAGCTTCCGGACAGGATGGCAAGGATCTCTGAGAGACTTGTTATCCCCGAAGAATCACACATATTTAAATGGGTTACACCTGCCCTTATAAAATAA